The Prochlorococcus sp. MIT 0801 genomic sequence CGATGAGAGTGATGTAAAGGTGTAACTTTTTCTCAAAGGGTTAGAACATCTAATTTTCCAGAATTGAACCCTATTAGTGAAATCATCTGATAAACCAATATTTTTAGCCTCCAAAAAGACGGAATCCGTTGCATTGATTTGAAGCGTTTCGATAACTAAAATCAAAAAATCAAGTTTTCTTGATGCATCCATAGCAATAACACAATTTGAATAATCACTTTCACCACAGGTTTTAAAATTTTTTGATTCATTAATCAATTCTTTACTATTCGTACAAACTAAATTAGATGACTTCATAAACTCAATAATGACAGGAGTTTGCTCATTTGCTAGCTTTAATGTTGGTTTTATAAAATCGCACACCTCCAATAATTATATTGAATGGATCACCTAAAAAAATACATTACAAAAATAAATGATTTCCCGAAAAAGGGAATCGTCTTCAAAGACTTAAACCCAATATATAAAGAGCCCAAGATATGGAATGAATTAATGCTTCCACTTCAGAAGCTGATATCTACTAAAAAACCTGATTATATTGCTGGCATAGAATCAAGAGGGTTTATTTCTGCATCTGCACTAGCATTTAAGCTTGAGATAGGTTTTATTACTATAAGAAAACCTAATAAACTACCTGGAGAAGTAATAGGTACTAATTATAAGCTTGAGTATGGAGAAGACAGATTAGAAATCCAGCAAAACCTAATTGAAAAAAATAGTAAGATACTTTTATTCGATGATTTACTAGCCACAGGGGGCACAGCAGGAGCAGCTGGTAAGTTGATCAAAAAAGCAGGTGGTAATTTAATTGGTTATGCTTTTATTGTTGAGTTAACTGAACTTAAAGGAAGAGCAAACTTAGATTCAAATTTATTTATAGAAACTCTAATAAAGTATTAATTATTACTTAGCCACAAAAGTATAATTTTTAATTGAGACAAGGTAATTAAACCATAGCTCCACATTACTACAGGAAGTGGGGAATTTTCCAAATAGGATCTTTTTATTCCTAGTTCAAGCGCACCTTGACTTATACCTAATTTATCAATAATGAAATTACACAATTCATCAGAAGGAGGATCAATAGCAGAACTAGTATTTATCATTTATATTTAACGCAAATTATAATCCATTAGTCATTAAATTGAGAATGAATTTCCTAAATAAAGATGAATTTTTCATAATAAAGAATACAAGTAATCTAGGTAAATAGAAGATAGCAATATTACTTCGAGAATATCTTACTAAACTATCAGTTAGAAAAGATATCGATAATACATCAAGTAATCTAGAAATAGAATATATTAATGGAATAAAGGAATGATTATTCCTTAATAAGGGGATGGAGGATATTTTTGCTAAACTATCAACATCTCGCCAACATAGATTTAGACCTTGTCCACCAACAGGGTGAATTTTGTGTGCTGTTTCACCCAGATAAATATATTTACCCGAAAAGAAAGAGTAATTTAGACAAAAATTAATTGGGAAGGATTTAGGTTCATCAATTATAGTGTCAGGTTCAATACCGTAAGGAAGAATTGTTGATAAATAATCTAAAAATAGTGATTTAGACAAATTCATATTATGAGTACCTTTTACTATTGATTGACTACAGATTATTTGAAATAAATCTCCTCCTAAAGGTAATACAGCAAATGGTCCCTCACTATTTAATATTTCAAATGCTTCATTAGATTTAAGCCCTCTAAGAAGAACTTTGGCAGTAATACACATCTGATCATATTTATAAATAAACGATGGGGTTTTAAGCTTTTTTTTAGTATTAGAGCTTGATCCATCAGCAGCAACAATTAGATCATAATTATTGGTATTAGGAATAACAGAAGTGGGAATCTTATTGATATTTTCTATATTAGAAATAAAATTTAAAATAGATAACATGATAAATTCATGTTCAGCAATCCAACCTACTGCCAAATATTTTTGGTCTGAAATACTTAAATCATTAACGAGAAATTGAAACTTTTTATTTAATTCATAATCGATTACATTCAAATATTGAAATGGTACTAAATTTTTTGATAAATGTGACCAGATGCCAAGTTTTTCTAATATTTTTCTAGAGGAATGTGTAATAGCATATGTTCGATCTCTATTCACAAGTTCTTCGTCTGATAGTCTCTCATATAGATCAACTCTACAGCCGGCTTTTGCTAATGAAATTGCTGCCAATGATCCAGTTAATCCAGAACCAATAATTGCTATATTCATAAATACTATTATATCATTTTTTACATTAAAGATTTAGCTTGAAATTCTCATATTAACAAATTCTTCAAATGCAGGACGAAGAAGAAAAGGATAAGAACCTACCCATAAATTTATTTCTGGACACCAAGCATCACTTATCGCTTGAATCGTATCAAAATCTCTTCTATTGCTAAAAACCACACAGTTAATTCTCATGCCTTTTGTAAGTATATTAAACTTTTTTTGTAGTGGAAAACTTATATTACCTATAAATCCATCTTCATCTTCTATATCCAGAATAACGAATGTTCTCTTTTTCTCTAACACCTCTAATCTTCCATCTTGATTAGCTTGCTCCTGTTTATTTTCCACCCTGTCTTCTACATAAACATCAGAAATATAGCCATCAACTAATGCTGAAAAAGTAAAACTTTTAAACTTTGAATTCTTTCTACTAGCTTCAAGTATGGGGCCCCACAAAATATATAAAAGAAAAATAACACCTAATACCAACCATAGAGAATAGAACTGACTTGTTACTTGACTTTGACTAATTAGTAACGTAATAACGCCTCCAATGGCAGAAATCATAATCCGCTGAAAGATCTTCTGAGGATTACCTAAAGCAGAATTGAATTGTTTCCCTGTCGCAACAGCAGGAATCAATTTATCAATCTCATTTTGCTTAATAGGAAATAACATTTGTATTAAAAACTATAAAATTTTCTCTAGTCCGTAAACCAATTTATTGAATGATCTAATTTTTTTGACAACTAATAGAACGCCAGGCATGTAGGCAGATCGATCAATAGTGTTATGAGATAACTGATATGTCTCTCCATTTGAGCCAAACATGACTTGTTGATGAGCAACAATTCCAGGCAACCTTACGGAATGGAGTCTCAAACCACTAGAACGAGAACCGCCTCGAGAGCCTTTAATTGATTCTTCTTCCTCTACAAAAGATCTATTGAAGGTTGAACGTTGCTCCTCAATCAGTTCGGCGGTTTTGATACACGTACCACTTGGGGCGTCAGCCTTTTTGTTGTGATGCATTTCAGTCAATTCTGCGAACTCATAAAAACGAGCTGCTGCTGCTGCTGCTTGCTGTAGCAAAACCATACCTACTGAGAAATTTGGAATAATAGCTGTACCAAGAGAAGCTTTGTCTGCAAATTTATAAAGATCATCTAACTGATCTGCCGTTATTCCAGTGGTACCAATCACAGGATGGACACCATAGGCGATTGATGTACGGGTGTGTTTATAAGCAAATTTTGGATGAGTAAAATCAACTAAAACAGCGCCATTATTTGAACCATCTTTAGGGACGTTCTGACTTGCAGCACACAAAGAGCCTTCGAAATCACTAGAAAGAAATACATCTAGTTCACCTAAACCTAGCAATGATCCTATGTCTTGACCTTCTTTACCCTTCTGGTTATCAATTGCGCCAACAAGTTGATAATCCTTTGATGAATTAATTGCCTTGATAACTTCAGATCCCATTCGACCCAAAGCCCCTGCTACTAAAACGGGTATTGATTGATAAGCAGAACTCATTAAATTTCTTTTTGCATTATTATATTCCGTATTTCTTGTAACAGGCATTAACTAAATAACACACTAAAGGCCCACTGAACACTAGGCTTGGTCGAATTACCTAAGAAGAAAAGATGTTTACACAGGTTCGCTCAGCAAATCGCAGAGTTTCACCTGTCGAGAATCACAAGCATAAAGCTGTGATGAAGGCTGTTTATGTAGTCCTTGAGCCTCAATATCAAAATGCTCTTACTCAGGCTGCTAACTCATTAAATTCGCAAAATGGTCCTATTGGAATTGAACTTAATGGATATTTAATTGAAGAACTTAGAGATACAAACAATTATGAAAGCTTTAAAAAAGATATAGAAAATGCTGATTTATTCGTAGCTTCATTGATTTTCATTGAAGATCTGGCGCAAAAAGTTGTTGAAGCAGTTGAACCTCATAAAGACAGTCTTAAAGCGGCAGTGGTATTTCCATCAATGCCTGAAGTAATGCGATTGAATAAATTGGGAACTTTTTCTATGGCGCAGCTAGGCCAAAGTAAAAGCATCATTGGCGATTTTATGAAGAAGAGGAAAGAAGCGGGCGGTGCTGGATTTCAAGATTCAATGTTGAAGCTTTTAAATACCCTACCCTCAATTCTTAAGTATCTGCCCGTAGACAAAGCACAAGACGCTCGTAGTTTTATGCTTAGTTTTCAATATTGGTTAGGAGGAACTCCAGATAATCTGCGAAATTTCTTACTAATGCTGGGAGACAAATATGTATTTCCAGAACTAAATGTAGAAGAAGAAAAAATTGAAGTTGCAGAGCCAGAAGTTTTCCCTGATTTAGGAATTTGGCATCCTTTAGCTCCAAATATGTTTGAGGATAAAAAAGAATATTTAAATTGGACAGCTTCCAGGGATGATCTAACAACTAATGCTAAAAACGGTCCTGTAATCGGACTTGTACTTCAAAGAAGTCACATTGTTACTGGAGACGATGCACACTACGTCGCAGTTATACAAGAATTGGAATATAGAGGAGCAACAGTAATCCCTGTTTTTTGTGGTGGATTAGATTTTTCCAAGCCAGTAAATGAATTTTATTACGATCCTATAAATCCTGAAAAACCCATTGTAGATGGCGTTGTTTCACTTACAGGTTTTGCACTTGTTGGAGGTCCTGCGAGGCAAGATCACCCAAAAGCTGTCGAGGCTTTAAAAAAGCTCAATCGACCTTACATGGTTGCTCTTCCACTCGTTTTTCAAACAACTCAAGAATGGGAAGGAAGTGACCTAGGACTTCATCCAGTTCAAGTTGCACTTCAAATTGCAATTCCTGAATTAGATGGTGCTATTGAGCCAATAGTTTTATCTGGTCGAGATGATGCAACTGGGAAAGCTCATACACTTCAAGATAGAGTTGATGCAATAGCTGAAAGAGCTATTAGATGGTCATCACTAAGAATTAAAAAACGTGACCAGAAGAAATTAGCTATTACGGTATTTAGTTTCCCACCAGATAAAGGAAATGTTGGAACAGCTGCTTACTTAGACGTCTTTGGCTCTATTTATAGAGTTTTAGAAGAGATGAAGCAAAAGGGTTATGACATAAAAGATCTACCTAAGAATCCAAAAGAACTAATGGAGACATTAATAAATGATCCAGAGGCTTTACAAGGTTCTCCTGAACTATCTATAGCGCATCGAATGAGTGTAAAAGAATATGAGCAATTAACTCCTTATTCTGAAAGACTAGAAGAGAACTGGGGAAAGCCACCTGGAAATTTAAATAGTGATGGCCAAAATCTTCTTATATATGGAAAAGAATTTGGAAATGTATTTGTAGGCGTGCAACCAACTTTTGGATATGAAGGTGATCCTATGAGATTGCTTTATTCTAGAAGTGCCAGTCCTCATCATGGTTTTGCCGCTTATTACACTTATTTAGAAAAAGTTTGGAAGGCAGACGCAGTTCTACATTTTGGAACCCACGGATCGCTTGAATTCATGCCAGGGAAACAAATGGGTATGAGTGAGACATGTTATCCAGATTCATTGATTGGAGGTTTGCCTAATCTTTATTACTACGCAGCAAATAATCCCTCGGAAGCAACTATCGCAAAAAGAAGAGGATACGCATCAACAATTAGTTATTTAACGCCCCCTGCTGAAAATGCTGGACTATATAAAGGTTTAAAAGAACTTGGAGAATTAGTTGGTTCTTATCAACAATTAAGAGAAAGTGGAAGAGGAATTCAAATTGTTAACGCAATAGTTGAAACAGCAAAAAAATGTAATCTTGATGAAGATGTAAAACTACCTGAAAAAGATGCTTCCGAATTAGAAATAGATGAAAGAGATTTGGTAGTAGGAAATGTTTATAAACAATTAATGGAAATAGAAAGTCGATTATTACCTTGCGGCTTACACACAATTGGTAAACCAGCTACTGCTGAGGAAGCAATTGCAACCTTGGTTAGTATCGCATCTATAGAAAGAGAAGATGATGGAATCAGATCTTTGCCTGGTTTATTAGCTGAATCAAAAGGAAAAACTATTGAGGAAGTCTATGAAGGTAATAACAAGGGAAAA encodes the following:
- a CDS encoding magnesium chelatase subunit H; the encoded protein is MFTQVRSANRRVSPVENHKHKAVMKAVYVVLEPQYQNALTQAANSLNSQNGPIGIELNGYLIEELRDTNNYESFKKDIENADLFVASLIFIEDLAQKVVEAVEPHKDSLKAAVVFPSMPEVMRLNKLGTFSMAQLGQSKSIIGDFMKKRKEAGGAGFQDSMLKLLNTLPSILKYLPVDKAQDARSFMLSFQYWLGGTPDNLRNFLLMLGDKYVFPELNVEEEKIEVAEPEVFPDLGIWHPLAPNMFEDKKEYLNWTASRDDLTTNAKNGPVIGLVLQRSHIVTGDDAHYVAVIQELEYRGATVIPVFCGGLDFSKPVNEFYYDPINPEKPIVDGVVSLTGFALVGGPARQDHPKAVEALKKLNRPYMVALPLVFQTTQEWEGSDLGLHPVQVALQIAIPELDGAIEPIVLSGRDDATGKAHTLQDRVDAIAERAIRWSSLRIKKRDQKKLAITVFSFPPDKGNVGTAAYLDVFGSIYRVLEEMKQKGYDIKDLPKNPKELMETLINDPEALQGSPELSIAHRMSVKEYEQLTPYSERLEENWGKPPGNLNSDGQNLLIYGKEFGNVFVGVQPTFGYEGDPMRLLYSRSASPHHGFAAYYTYLEKVWKADAVLHFGTHGSLEFMPGKQMGMSETCYPDSLIGGLPNLYYYAANNPSEATIAKRRGYASTISYLTPPAENAGLYKGLKELGELVGSYQQLRESGRGIQIVNAIVETAKKCNLDEDVKLPEKDASELEIDERDLVVGNVYKQLMEIESRLLPCGLHTIGKPATAEEAIATLVSIASIEREDDGIRSLPGLLAESKGKTIEEVYEGNNKGKLEDVELNKLITETSREAVGSMVRSLTGRDGRVNMKKNIWTLIVEFLRGIGFSIPSPWQASAKKAGFENVNAAALDKVFDYLRFCLEQICADKEMESLLKALDGDYVIPGPGGDPIRNPGVLPSGKNIHALDPQSIPTVAAVASAKGVVDKLIERQKEEQGTWPETIACVLWGTDNIKTYGESLAQILWFVGVKPKPDSVGRVNKLELLSLEELGRPRIDVVVNCSGVFRDLFINQMALIDQAVKMAAEADEPLDQNFVRKHVLEQAEKEGKSIRESASRVFSNASGSYSSNVNLAVENSTWEEENELQEMYLSRKTFAFNADNPGEMNQNRDVFESVMKTADVTFQNLDSSEISLTDVSHYFDSDPTNLIKNLRDDGKAPSSYIADTTTANAQVRSLSETIRLDSRTKLLNPKWYEGMLKSGYEGVREVSNRLNYTLGWSATSGQVDNFVYEESNETFINDPEMRKRLMELNPHSFRRIVGTLLEVNGRGYWETSEENIEQLKELYQEVEDRIEGVNTED
- a CDS encoding DUF3038 domain-containing protein, with the protein product MCDFIKPTLKLANEQTPVIIEFMKSSNLVCTNSKELINESKNFKTCGESDYSNCVIAMDASRKLDFLILVIETLQINATDSVFLEAKNIGLSDDFTNRVQFWKIRCSNPLRKSYTFTSLSSEQIDSLVELVSSMAKNLYPLIRQLLSSKESETLNKKRWFLFSSRLKSLITERMNVDRSYINYLLNDDKHEFFRELLVILSLSCGKGGAYRLKASLYNQS
- a CDS encoding FAD-dependent monooxygenase translates to MNIAIIGSGLTGSLAAISLAKAGCRVDLYERLSDEELVNRDRTYAITHSSRKILEKLGIWSHLSKNLVPFQYLNVIDYELNKKFQFLVNDLSISDQKYLAVGWIAEHEFIMLSILNFISNIENINKIPTSVIPNTNNYDLIVAADGSSSNTKKKLKTPSFIYKYDQMCITAKVLLRGLKSNEAFEILNSEGPFAVLPLGGDLFQIICSQSIVKGTHNMNLSKSLFLDYLSTILPYGIEPDTIIDEPKSFPINFCLNYSFFSGKYIYLGETAHKIHPVGGQGLNLCWRDVDSLAKISSIPLLRNNHSFIPLIYSISRLLDVLSISFLTDSLVRYSRSNIAIFYLPRLLVFFIMKNSSLFRKFILNLMTNGL
- the dapB gene encoding 4-hydroxy-tetrahydrodipicolinate reductase, yielding MSSAYQSIPVLVAGALGRMGSEVIKAINSSKDYQLVGAIDNQKGKEGQDIGSLLGLGELDVFLSSDFEGSLCAASQNVPKDGSNNGAVLVDFTHPKFAYKHTRTSIAYGVHPVIGTTGITADQLDDLYKFADKASLGTAIIPNFSVGMVLLQQAAAAAARFYEFAELTEMHHNKKADAPSGTCIKTAELIEEQRSTFNRSFVEEEESIKGSRGGSRSSGLRLHSVRLPGIVAHQQVMFGSNGETYQLSHNTIDRSAYMPGVLLVVKKIRSFNKLVYGLEKIL
- a CDS encoding adenine phosphoribosyltransferase: MDHLKKYITKINDFPKKGIVFKDLNPIYKEPKIWNELMLPLQKLISTKKPDYIAGIESRGFISASALAFKLEIGFITIRKPNKLPGEVIGTNYKLEYGEDRLEIQQNLIEKNSKILLFDDLLATGGTAGAAGKLIKKAGGNLIGYAFIVELTELKGRANLDSNLFIETLIKY
- a CDS encoding DUF2949 domain-containing protein; amino-acid sequence: MINTSSAIDPPSDELCNFIIDKLGISQGALELGIKRSYLENSPLPVVMWSYGLITLSQLKIILLWLSNN